One Mus pahari unplaced genomic scaffold, PAHARI_EIJ_v1.1 scaffold_9493_1, whole genome shotgun sequence DNA window includes the following coding sequences:
- the LOC110315331 gene encoding olfactory receptor 14J1-like — protein sequence MIVENITTTSSFLLMGFSDNRELQILHALLFLVTYLFGSAGNFIIITITTLDPQLQSPMYYFLKHLSILDLSSLSVTVPQYVDSXLSGSGYISYGQCMLQIFFFTGFAWGEMAILTVMSYDRYVAVCLPLHYEVIMCPRKCRWAVTAVWLSSVIPGTLYIASIFSIRFCRAKIIHQFFCDVPQLLKLSCSNDYLVTIGVADFLSAMAFACFIGIVITYVHIFSTVLRMPSAESRSKVFSTCLPHLFVVSLFLSTGSCAYLRPTSDSPTALEFLFSIFYTVLPPTLNPVIYSLRNETIKSVVRKLLFSSKFTIRIILPCCY from the coding sequence atgatagtGGAAAATATAACCACAACGAGCAGTTTTCTCCTCATGGGATTCTCTGACAACCGTGAGCTGCAGATCTTGCATGCTTTGCTCTTCTTGGTGACATACCTATTTGGCTCAGCAGGGAActtcatcattatcaccatcacaaCACTGGACCCACAGCTCCAGTCTCCAATGTATTACTTTCTGAAGCACCTTTCCATTCTGGacctctcatctctctctgtcacaGTTCCCCAGTATGTTGACAGTTNCCTGTCAGGAAGTGGCTACATTTCATATGGACAGTGCATGCTGCAGATATTTTTCTTCACAGGTTTTGCTTGGGGTGAGATGGCCATTCTCACAGTGATGTCATATGATCGGTATGTAGCTGTTTGTCTTCCACTTCACTATGAAGTCATCATGTGTCCCAGAAAGTGTAGGTGGGCTGTGACAGCTGTATGGCTAAGCAGTGTCATTCCAGGAACCCTGTATATAGCATCCATTTTCTCTATCAGATTCTGTAGGGCCAAAATAATCCACCaattcttctgtgatgttccccaGCTGCTCAAGCTCTCCTGCTCCAATGATTACCTTGTAACCATTGGAGTGGCTGATTTCCTGTCTGCAATGGCCTTTGCCTGCTTCATTGGGATTGTCATCACCTATGTTCACATATTCTCCACAGTTCTCAGGATGCCCTCTGCTGAAAGCAGGTCTAAGGTCTTCTCAACTTGCTTGCCCCACCTATTTGTTGTATCACTATTTCTTTCTACAGGCTCCTGTGCATATCTAAGACCAACCTCAGACTCTCCAACTGCTTTAGAGTTCTTGTTCTCTATCTTTTACACAGTACTACCTCCAACTCTCAACCCTGTTATTTACAGTCTGAGAAATGAGACAATAAAGAGTGTTGTAAGGAAGTTACTGTTTAGTTCGAAATTCACTATCAGAATTATTTTGCCCTGTTGCTACTGA